From a region of the Thioflexithrix psekupsensis genome:
- a CDS encoding NAD(P)/FAD-dependent oxidoreductase, protein MTIDSKRIAVLGAGPMGLAVAYQLALDGYIPVVFEADDRVGGMTACFDFSGVKIERYYHFHCTSDNALFTLLEELDLADHLCWTSTRMGYYFQGRLQNWGDPWALLTFSGLSLLAKIRYGLHAFFAAKRNHWQDLDKKDAVTWIRSWVGEEAYRTLWQPLFQYKFYHYTDQLSAAWIWSRIRRIGRSRYHLFKEKLGYLTGGSNTLLDALKNKIEALNGEILLKTPVQKVVISHGKVQGIQTNEQFYPFERVISTIPLPYVPQLMPDLPETILQQFKAIHNIAVVCVIVKLKRALTDYFWLNINNETMDIPGLVEYTNLQPIEGCHIVYIPFYMPGDHPHYRDDNAVFLHKVKRYLMTINPDLIEEDFIELRASRYRFAQPICSPEFLKTLPPVALPIKGLWVADTSYYYPEDRGISESVAFGRKMAKDAIL, encoded by the coding sequence GTGACCATTGATTCAAAAAGAATTGCGGTATTAGGCGCAGGCCCGATGGGATTAGCAGTGGCTTATCAATTGGCACTGGATGGATATATTCCTGTTGTTTTTGAAGCGGATGATCGAGTGGGCGGAATGACGGCTTGTTTTGATTTTTCTGGGGTAAAAATTGAGCGTTATTATCACTTTCATTGCACTTCAGATAATGCGCTTTTTACGCTATTAGAAGAATTGGATTTAGCCGATCACCTGTGTTGGACATCAACGCGCATGGGCTATTATTTTCAAGGTCGCTTGCAAAACTGGGGCGATCCGTGGGCTTTGCTGACATTTTCGGGTTTAAGTCTGTTGGCAAAAATTCGCTATGGATTACATGCGTTTTTCGCGGCTAAACGCAATCATTGGCAGGATTTAGACAAAAAAGATGCTGTGACTTGGATTCGCAGTTGGGTGGGGGAGGAGGCTTATCGCACCTTGTGGCAGCCTTTATTTCAGTATAAATTTTACCATTACACCGATCAATTGTCCGCGGCATGGATTTGGAGCCGCATCCGACGCATTGGCCGCTCTCGTTATCATTTATTTAAAGAAAAATTAGGCTATTTAACAGGTGGATCAAACACTTTATTAGACGCACTAAAAAATAAAATTGAAGCCTTAAATGGAGAAATTTTGTTAAAAACGCCCGTGCAAAAAGTCGTAATAAGTCATGGAAAAGTGCAAGGTATTCAAACAAATGAGCAATTTTATCCTTTTGAACGGGTCATTAGTACCATTCCATTGCCTTATGTGCCGCAATTAATGCCTGATTTACCCGAAACCATTTTACAACAATTTAAAGCCATTCATAATATTGCTGTGGTTTGTGTGATTGTAAAGTTAAAAAGAGCATTAACGGATTATTTTTGGTTGAATATTAATAATGAAACAATGGATATTCCGGGCTTAGTTGAATACACTAATTTGCAGCCGATTGAGGGATGCCATATTGTTTACATTCCTTTTTATATGCCGGGGGATCATCCTCATTATCGAGACGATAATGCAGTTTTTTTACATAAAGTGAAGCGTTATTTAATGACCATTAATCCTGATTTAATAGAAGAAGATTTTATTGAGCTTCGTGCCAGTCGTTATCGTTTTGCGCAGCCGATTTGTTCACCTGAATTTTTAAAAACATTACCGCCTGTGGCTTTACCAATTAAAGGCTTATGGGTAGCGGATACTTCTTATTATTATCCTGAAGATCGTGGCATTTCAGAAAGCGTTGCTTTTGGGAGAAAAATGGCTAAGGACGCAATATTGTGA
- a CDS encoding NAD-dependent epimerase/dehydratase family protein, whose protein sequence is MNSKKIILPGGAGLVGQNVVVYLKQQGYHHIVVLDKHRNNLEIMRRLHPDIVIEYADLAESGAWEQHFADAAAVVMLQAQIGGLESEVFFRNNVTSTECVLAAMHQYHVPFLVHISSSVVMSLACDDYTETKKIQEDRVKSSGIEHVILRPTLMFGWFDRKHLGWLSRFMQKVPLFPIPGNGKYMRQPLYVGDFAHIIIRCLENPIKNETFNISGLERIDYIDMIRVIKKTIHAKSHIIKIPYSLFYFLLYTWGLFDKDPPFTVKQLKALVTHDEFEVIDWPSIFNVTPTPFAQAVAQTFCHPEFSHVILEF, encoded by the coding sequence ATGAATTCAAAAAAAATCATTTTGCCCGGTGGAGCGGGTTTAGTGGGACAAAATGTGGTCGTTTATTTAAAACAACAAGGCTATCATCACATTGTTGTGTTGGATAAGCATCGCAATAATTTGGAGATAATGCGCCGTTTGCACCCGGATATTGTCATTGAATATGCGGATTTAGCCGAATCGGGCGCGTGGGAACAGCATTTTGCTGATGCTGCCGCCGTCGTCATGTTACAAGCACAAATTGGCGGATTAGAATCTGAAGTATTTTTTAGAAACAATGTCACCAGCACCGAATGCGTGTTGGCCGCCATGCACCAGTATCACGTGCCTTTTTTGGTTCATATTAGCTCTTCAGTGGTGATGTCGCTGGCGTGTGACGATTATACAGAAACCAAGAAAATTCAAGAAGATAGAGTTAAATCCAGCGGTATTGAACACGTGATTTTACGTCCAACGCTGATGTTTGGTTGGTTTGATCGCAAACATTTAGGCTGGTTATCTCGTTTTATGCAGAAAGTGCCACTATTTCCCATTCCCGGTAACGGTAAATATATGCGGCAACCGCTTTATGTGGGAGATTTCGCACATATTATTATCCGTTGTTTAGAAAATCCTATTAAAAATGAAACGTTTAATATTTCTGGTTTAGAACGGATTGATTATATAGACATGATCCGTGTGATTAAAAAAACCATTCATGCCAAAAGTCACATTATTAAAATTCCCTATTCTTTATTTTATTTTCTGCTTTATACGTGGGGATTATTTGATAAAGACCCGCCTTTTACCGTGAAACAATTAAAAGCTTTAGTCACTCATGATGAATTTGAAGTCATTGATTGGCCAAGTATTTTTAATGTTACTCCGACACCATTTGCACAAGCCGTTGCGCAAACTTTTTGTCACCCTGAATTTAGTCATGTTATTTTGGAGTTTTAG
- a CDS encoding GtrA family protein — protein MIRYFFSMQFLGFIMVGGTAALLHWLARIILNHWMSFAWAVLLAYGIGMMVAFLLNSIFVFPHAQKPKWQQARDFVGVNLAFLPLVWGAAVFLEYLFQIFGMLFYPQAIAHGIAVAIPMLATFLIYKFFTFKDTEYGR, from the coding sequence GTGATTCGTTATTTTTTTAGTATGCAATTTTTAGGATTTATTATGGTGGGAGGGACTGCGGCTTTATTGCATTGGTTAGCGCGAATTATTTTAAATCATTGGATGTCTTTTGCATGGGCGGTATTATTGGCTTATGGCATTGGAATGATGGTTGCGTTTCTTCTCAATAGTATTTTTGTTTTTCCTCATGCTCAAAAACCAAAATGGCAGCAAGCCCGTGATTTTGTGGGGGTTAATTTGGCTTTTTTACCTTTAGTTTGGGGAGCGGCTGTTTTTTTGGAATATTTATTTCAAATTTTTGGAATGTTGTTTTATCCGCAAGCTATTGCGCATGGTATTGCGGTGGCTATTCCGATGTTAGCGACGTTTTTAATTTACAAATTTTTTACCTTTAAAGATACCGAATATGGACGCTGA
- a CDS encoding class I SAM-dependent methyltransferase produces MDADHLAELYKIRFADNQLPRKNAIWQVICQDYLQAFIPPQATVVDVACGYGEFINHIQAQRKIALDLNPDSVHFLQPNIEFKQCAASEMGSIIQESADVVFTSNFLEHLPHKQALEHFLDQVWCALKPGGRYFILGPNLRYLAGEYWDFYDHHLGLTDRSLSEVLQLKNFTIQLKIARFLPYTTQGRLPTHPLLVKWYLKMPWAWPFFGKQFFIIAQKPY; encoded by the coding sequence ATGGACGCTGATCATTTAGCAGAATTATATAAAATTCGTTTCGCCGATAACCAATTGCCAAGAAAAAATGCCATTTGGCAGGTAATTTGTCAGGATTATTTACAAGCATTTATTCCCCCACAAGCCACTGTGGTGGATGTGGCTTGTGGTTATGGTGAATTTATTAATCATATTCAAGCCCAGCGAAAAATTGCCCTAGATTTAAATCCAGACAGTGTGCATTTCTTACAACCCAATATTGAATTTAAACAATGCGCCGCATCCGAAATGGGATCAATTATTCAAGAAAGTGCAGATGTGGTATTTACTTCTAATTTTTTAGAACATTTACCCCATAAACAGGCATTAGAACATTTTTTAGATCAAGTGTGGTGTGCGCTTAAACCGGGTGGACGTTATTTTATTCTGGGGCCGAATTTGCGTTATTTAGCGGGCGAATATTGGGATTTTTATGATCATCATTTGGGTTTAACGGATCGTTCATTAAGTGAAGTTTTGCAGCTAAAAAACTTTACGATTCAGCTAAAAATTGCGCGTTTCTTACCTTATACCACGCAAGGTCGTTTGCCGACTCATCCCTTGTTAGTGAAATGGTATTTAAAAATGCCCTGGGCGTGGCCATTTTTTGGAAAACAATTTTTTATTATTGCGCAAAAACCTTATTAA